Proteins from one Bombus affinis isolate iyBomAffi1 chromosome 1, iyBomAffi1.2, whole genome shotgun sequence genomic window:
- the LOC126926645 gene encoding uncharacterized protein LOC126926645, whose amino-acid sequence MKKRRPCTWNTSCSPRNSQTPPRARELDNCPVKTKSFHDLKRLKRGISKLQKKSAEYRESSLKRDTFSSLESLFDLKKPLNLPDICSLAIEYHQEGHVLPFKSRNSKHSKTLVESLFLQQVDLEPHILDRTYEIDDYNDKSEEIKQKSNFEPQLVEIENSDQAGSDPQKNMAEEENVDEALQDEAEESKEEEEPIEEEEPQKEEEEGTESVAKSVSRPVSRINTEELPPPYPLPPGLGEGVPIKPGGRHESILSSSPLTDSVVLLEMKKADERCVVLAREIDQLKEEIAALTTKKDLTDEDTLIIHEKQDEVMKKLAEFEQITRKIQRVLGVSDISSTTFARMFNMQPIMRPTAIITEEEELEIAKEKIDMVDEKTDIEIEKLRERFDLPQIEYPEDRLPRVIVCGTTEDEIPKIVVADSKKKGKDRCLKNLTGKLTESLTMQEKLVLENAQLEGGKYKLEEALLEKDTAVESLQRKVCGLQAEMRIVVKENVELTRQLACLNQRITSPCCYTPCCPGGISSEVSSPSPLRSISYTTTLQQDDDYCRCKCCLQPQNADTLSPIANTVCVRPNHTYLPSGDSPRLAGGASITGACITSDSSSQIDMCCRSPAAVKTLCTGPPPLPRGSCPAEIENKLAAYGNSTKQLEQQLGTMECEVRNMQIELANVQRERQQLEQQRKLLKCTGPCAPCGCCPPPPLGMQQPPSATPYVPCSAPITQSPSIPLPKIPPAPSATCTGPCINAPMGASTCPQQQLRDLREQYARLQDDYKNKLCEVSCLRTDADKLKQQTRESIEEKEKLEIKLVDAQERLKTMEAEKEKYEGFKEQMVEQEQTLIVFKQRFREAQDELEELRSLIQDQAAQLEDYRNKYLQAQQQVEEQRRQLDLMEMDNARMNENVTLEIGRVKNQFQEKLAELAPLPEILKQTQVKLQEAQQMRLVAERNCEDLSREVIGCKDKIQTLQNQLDVLRSEYQALQDERGHGSGRFDELERRNTELRHENERMKNTLARFEEHEAQLQKRIDEKMHEVTQLTAMLEQIREDSARQVARTKERCETVRRSMQSQIAEMERQLAQCRATARAAQKDRDEIRQKMQGQINNLNEAFEQAQGRIRSLQGHVNYLKTSYTNIFKGQGEMPPGVLPGEAGTGFDSCDCNY is encoded by the exons ATGAAG aagCGGAGACCGTGTACGTGGAATACATCTTGTTCTCCAAGGAATTCACAGACACCTCCTCGTGCTCGCGAGCTCGATAATTGTCCTGTTAAAACCAAAAGTTTTCATGACTTGAAACGTTTGAAAAGAGGTATctcaaaattacagaaaaaaagCGCAGAATACAGGGAGTCTTCATTGAAGAGAGATACGTTCAGCTCATTGGAATCTTTGTTCGATCTAAAAAAGCCTCTAAATTTACCGGACATATGCTCTTTAGCAATCGAGTATCATCAAGAGGGTCATGTGCTACCTTTTAAATCAAGAAATTCCAAGCATTCTAAAACCCTCGTAGAATCTTTATTTCTGCAACAAGTGGATCTTGAACCACACATTCTTGACCGG ACTTACGAAATCGATGATTATAACGATAAATCGGAGGAGATTAAACAAAAGTCAAATTTTGAACCACAATTAGTAGAAATCGAAAATTCGGATCAAGCAGGAAGCGATCCACagaaaaa CATGGCCGAAGAAGAAAACGTTGACGAAGCCCTTCAAGATGAAGCGGAAGAatcaaaagaagaagaagaaccaatagaagaagaagaaccacaaaaggaagaggaagaaggaaCAGAATCTGTAGCAAAATCGGTATCAAGACCGGTATCAAGAATTAATACGGAAGAACTGCCTCCACCGTATCCGCTTCCTCCCGGTCTCGGTGAAG GTGTGCCAATTAAACCTGGTGGACGACATGAATCGATATTGAGTTCATCTCCGTTGACTGATAGCGTTGTACTGTTGGAAATGAAGAAGGCGGATGAACGTTGCGTCGTTCTTGCAAGAGAAATTGATCAGCTAAAGGAAGAAATAGCTGCACTTACAACT AAGAAAGATTTAACCGATGAAGATACGTTAATAATACATGAGAAGCAGGACGAAGTGATGAAGAAACTGGCAGAATTTGAGCAGATAACGCGGAAAATACAACGAGTACTAGGTGTGTCTGATATCTCGAGTACTACTTTTGCTAGGATGTTCAATATGCAACCCATTATGAGACCCACCGCC ATCATTACCGAAGAAGAAGAACTTGAAATAGCAAAGGAGAAAATAGATATGGTAGACGAAAAGACAGACATAGAGATAGAAAAGCTTAGAGAACGCTTCGACTTACCTCAAATAGAATATCCAGAAGATAG GCTTCCAAGAGTGATTGTTTGCGGAACTACGGAGGATGAAATTCCAAAGATTGTTGTGGCAGAtagtaaaaagaaaggaaaagatagATGTCTTAAAAATTTAACTGGAAAGTTAACAGAATCGTTAACTATGCAGGAAAAATTGGTATTGGAAAATGCACAGCTTGAAGGTGGCAA ATACAAATTGGAAGAAGCATTGCTAGAAAAGGATACCGCCGTTGAAAGTCTTCAGAGGAAGGTATGCGGGTTGCAGGCTGAAATGAGAATAGTTGTGAAGGAAAATGTGGAATTGACACGTCAATTAGCTTGCTTGAATCAGCGAATCACTAGTCCTTGTTGTTATACCCCTTGTTGCCCAGGTGGAATTTCGTCCGAAGTGTCAAGTCCGTCTCCTCTACGTTCGATTTCGTACACCACTACGTTACAGCAAGACGACGATTATTGTCGGTGCAAGTGTTGTCTTCAACCTCAAAACGCCGATACTTTGTCACCAATCGCAAATACTGTATGCG TGAGGCCGAATCATACGTATTTACCCAGCGGAG attCGCCGAGACTCGCGGGTGGTGCGTCAATAACAGGAGCTTGTATTACAAGTGATTCTTCTTCGCAAATCGATATGTGTTGTCGAAGTCCTGCCGCGGTTAAAACACTGTGTACAGGACCACCACCTCTTCCAAGAGGATCTTGCCCCGCAGAAATAGAAAACAAACTTGCGGCCTATGGGAACAGTACCAAACAGCTA gaACAACAATTGGGTACAATGGAATGCGAAGTACGTAATATGCAAATAGAGCTTGCTAATGTTCAACGAGAACGTCAACAATTGGAACAACAACGCAAGTTGCTGAAGTGTACTGGCCCTTGTGCACCTTGCGGTTGTTGTCCTCCTCCACCTTTGGGCATGCAGCAGCCACCAAGCGCGACTCCTTACGTACCGTGTTCGGCTCCAATTACACAATCGCCTTCTATACCTCTTCCTAAG ATACCACCTGCTCCTTCTGCAACCTGTACTGGTCCTTGCATAAACGCTCCTATG GGCGCTAGCACGTGTCCTCAGCAACAGTTACGTGACCTACGCGAACAATATGCACGTCTACAAGATGATTACAAAAACAAATTATGCGAGGTTTCGTGTTTAAGAACAGATGCTGACAAGTTGAAACAACAAACGCGCGAATCTatcgaagagaaagaaaagttgGAAATCAAACTTGTAGACGCTCAAGAACGATTGAAGACAATGGAAGCtgagaaagaaaaatacgaaG GTTTTAAGGAACAGATGGTTGAGCAAGAGCAAACTTTGATCGTCTTCAAGCAACGTTTCCGAGAAGCCCAAGATGAACTTGAAGAATTACGATCCTTGATTCAAGATCAAGCTGCTCAGTTGGAGGATTATCGAAACAAATATTTACAG GCACAACAACAAGTGGAAGAACAACGGCGACAGCTTGATCTAATGGAAATGGATAACGCACGGATGAATGAAAATGTCACCCTAGAAATAGGAAGAGTGAAA AATCAGTTCCAAGAGAAACTCGCAGAACTTGCGCCGTTGCCGGAGATTCTAAAACAAACGCAAGTGAAACTACAGGAAGCGCAACAGATGCGTTTGGTTGCAGAACGCAACTGCGAGGATCTTTCACGGGAAGTTATAGGTTGCAAAGATAAAATTCAAACATTGCAAAATCAATTGGACGTTTTGCGTAGCGAATATCAAGCACTGCAG GATGAAAGAGGTCACGGTTCGGGACGATTCGATGAATTAGAAAGGAGAAATACTGAACTACGTCATGAGAATGAACGTATGAAAAATACGCTTGCAAGATTTGAAGAGCACGAAGCACAATTGCAGAAACGCATCGATGAAAAAATGCACGAGGTTACACAGTTGACAGCAATGCTTGAACag ATTCGAGAAGATTCTGCGAGACAAGTAGcaagaacgaaagaaagatgTGAAACTGTAAGAAGATCGATGCAAAGTCAAATTGCGGAAATGGAACGGCAATTGGCTCAGTGCAGAGCTACTGCAAGAGCTGCACAGAAAGATAGAGATGAA ATTAGACAGAAAATGCAGGGTCAGATAAACAACTTAAACGAGGCGTTTGAGCAAGCTCAAGGTCGGATAAGATCACTACAAGGTCACGTAAATTATTTGAAAACATCTTACACTAATATCTTTAAGGGACAAGGAGAGATGCCGCCCGGTGTTTTGCCCGGAGAGGCTGGGACAGGATTCGATTCCTGCGACTGCAATTATTAA